In the Novosphingobium sp. 9 genome, one interval contains:
- a CDS encoding inorganic phosphate transporter, with translation MFWFVTAGSTAAIVLLVICLLLVLAFEFSNGFHDTANAVATVIYTNSLKPVPAVVLSGVMNFLGVLTGGIAVAYAVVHILPPEVLSPPDTNPAIGMLAALLVSAFGWNIATWALGIPNSSSHALIGSLIGISIASSLHTHVPLNNGVDWSQIVKVLEALLFSPLIGFVCALILFNVVKLLFKDRALYQQPEGETPPVWWVRALLILTCTGVSYSHGSNDGQKSIGLIMLVVIGLAPFSFAIDLDRKPADVAALAPAAHEAAALIQSYGGYDKARGLKAATDLEARLAGVTSMHDIARPDRPHVRGDVTRVQAALQTITEDRGTTAPDAVKKQAKALGGTLGKTIEYAPWWVRILSALCLGIGTMVGYRRIVVTLGEKLGKSHLVPAQGASAELVSAVVIGVAGFTGGPVSTTHVVTSGIAGTMVGSGAGLRWTTIRKIMLAWILTLPGTIIIAGGLYYLFTL, from the coding sequence ATGTTCTGGTTCGTCACGGCGGGATCGACCGCAGCCATCGTGCTGCTGGTAATCTGCCTCCTGCTTGTCCTCGCCTTCGAGTTCTCGAACGGTTTTCACGACACCGCCAATGCCGTCGCCACGGTGATCTACACCAATTCGCTCAAGCCCGTGCCCGCCGTGGTACTGTCGGGCGTGATGAACTTCCTCGGCGTGCTGACCGGCGGCATCGCGGTGGCCTATGCCGTGGTGCATATCCTGCCGCCCGAAGTGCTCAGCCCGCCGGACACGAACCCGGCCATCGGCATGCTGGCGGCACTGCTGGTCTCGGCCTTCGGGTGGAACATCGCAACCTGGGCACTGGGCATTCCCAATTCGAGCAGCCATGCCCTGATCGGCTCGCTGATCGGCATATCCATCGCCTCCTCGCTGCACACCCATGTGCCGCTGAACAACGGCGTGGACTGGAGCCAGATCGTCAAGGTGCTGGAAGCGCTGCTGTTCTCGCCACTGATCGGCTTCGTCTGCGCGCTGATCCTGTTCAATGTGGTCAAACTGCTGTTCAAGGACCGCGCGCTCTACCAGCAACCCGAAGGCGAGACGCCGCCGGTCTGGTGGGTGCGTGCGCTGCTGATCCTGACCTGCACCGGCGTATCCTACTCGCACGGCAGCAACGATGGGCAGAAAAGCATCGGCCTGATCATGCTGGTGGTGATCGGCCTTGCGCCCTTCTCGTTCGCCATCGATCTCGACCGCAAGCCCGCCGATGTCGCCGCACTGGCGCCTGCCGCGCACGAAGCGGCCGCCTTGATCCAGAGCTACGGCGGCTATGACAAGGCGCGGGGCCTGAAGGCGGCGACCGACCTCGAGGCGCGCCTTGCCGGTGTCACCTCGATGCACGACATCGCCCGGCCCGACCGCCCGCATGTGCGCGGCGACGTGACCCGCGTTCAGGCGGCGCTCCAGACCATCACCGAAGATCGCGGCACCACCGCGCCCGATGCCGTCAAGAAGCAGGCCAAGGCGCTCGGTGGAACGCTGGGCAAGACCATCGAATATGCCCCATGGTGGGTGCGCATCCTCTCGGCGCTGTGCCTCGGCATCGGCACGATGGTGGGCTATCGCCGTATCGTCGTCACACTGGGCGAAAAGCTGGGCAAATCGCACCTCGTGCCCGCACAGGGCGCCTCGGCGGAGCTGGTCTCGGCAGTGGTGATCGGCGTTGCGGGCTTCACCGGAGGCCCGGTCTCGACCACGCATGTCGTCACCTCCGGCATCGCGGGCACGATGGTCGGCTCGGGCGCAGGGCTGCGCTGGACCACGATCCGCAAGATCATGCTGGCGTGGATACTGACGCTGCCCGGCACGATTATCATCGCGGGTGGGCTGTACTACCTGTTCACGCTGTAA
- the map gene encoding type I methionyl aminopeptidase: protein MVKTPDELALMRISGKLLASVFEMLDGQDLAGMTTMAVNDMVERFIVHDLASRPASKGQYGFKYVLNCSINQVVCHGVPSEREVIREGDIINLDITLEKNGFIADSSKTYMVGTVSAAAQRLVRVAQEAMWEGIRQVRPGAHMGDIGFAIERHAAKNGYTVVREYCGHGIGREMHEEPQVLNFGRRGSGLKLREGMVFTIEPMVNQGTRHCSTGDDGWTVTTDDGKLSAQFEHTVAVTKDGVEVLTLRKDEAAKLRAA, encoded by the coding sequence ATGGTGAAGACGCCCGATGAACTCGCGCTCATGCGCATTTCCGGCAAGCTGCTCGCCTCGGTGTTCGAGATGCTGGACGGGCAGGATCTGGCCGGGATGACGACCATGGCGGTGAACGACATGGTCGAGCGGTTCATCGTCCACGACCTTGCCTCGCGCCCCGCCAGCAAGGGGCAGTACGGCTTCAAGTACGTGCTCAACTGCTCAATCAACCAGGTGGTCTGCCACGGCGTGCCGAGCGAGCGCGAAGTGATCCGCGAGGGCGATATCATCAACCTCGATATCACGCTGGAGAAGAACGGCTTTATCGCCGATTCGAGCAAGACCTATATGGTCGGTACTGTTTCGGCGGCAGCGCAGCGCCTTGTCCGGGTGGCGCAGGAGGCGATGTGGGAGGGTATCCGGCAGGTTCGCCCCGGCGCGCATATGGGCGACATCGGCTTCGCCATCGAGCGTCATGCCGCGAAGAACGGCTATACGGTCGTGCGCGAATACTGCGGCCATGGCATCGGTCGTGAGATGCACGAGGAGCCACAGGTGCTGAACTTCGGTCGGCGCGGATCGGGGCTGAAACTGCGCGAAGGCATGGTCTTTACCATCGAGCCGATGGTCAATCAGGGCACCCGCCACTGCTCGACCGGGGATGACGGGTGGACCGTCACGACCGACGACGGCAAGCTTTCGGCGCAGTTCGAACATACCGTTGCGGTGACGAAGGACGGCGTGGAAGTGCTGACCTTGCGCAAGGATGAAGCGGCAAAGCTGCGCGCGGCATAA
- a CDS encoding ParD-like family protein, which yields MGIVKIADDLHEEARRASAVMCRSINAQAEFWMKLGMLAEAHPTLSFNEIVRRELAAAQVQVAGMSSQDREAA from the coding sequence ATGGGCATCGTGAAAATCGCCGACGACCTGCATGAAGAGGCCCGCCGCGCCAGCGCGGTGATGTGCCGCTCGATCAACGCACAGGCCGAATTCTGGATGAAACTGGGCATGCTCGCCGAAGCGCATCCCACGCTCTCGTTCAACGAGATCGTCCGCCGGGAGCTGGCGGCTGCGCAAGTGCAGGTGGCGGGAATGTCCTCGCAGGATCGCGAAGCTGCCTGA